From a region of the uncultured Desulfatiglans sp. genome:
- a CDS encoding putative FAD/FMN-containing dehydrogenase (Evidence 3 : Putative function from multiple computational evidences): MALTDIEYMALEDCVGPENITREPAILDTYNQCWGHKAVFDQKFSTRPAAVVLPGSAEECQAVIKVCNRYHIRFKPFSSGFEIISLALENEKSILLDLKRMDRIIEIDVKNMHAVVEPYVNIYRLQREAINYGLTVGSIGAGPSAGVIAGSCCHFGAGTTMVSTGGLGRNVLGVEWILPTGEIFLTGSAETGAGWFSADGPGPSMRGILRGRSGANGGHGIISKVSVKLYPWHGSPDLKFEAAPGLPPSAKCLTQVPEMYKTFVILFQSQDQMFEALSRIGRAELASALMGALMFPYGEGNDEQWLAIQEMREAGMNFTEVASKGVALVIGAETKRGLEYREKCLLKIAEEMGGYPLPLPPSEQARFFSAATWHFGFVTAAFRRTGDFFVSPTGDGSPDMMLNLRKEAERLLQPYMDKGLLQQLGTAEMFLIPSEHSSVGFHEENVSFYDPWDDDSLQALREVAQASEDPNGDFRRFGVPHLGGGLQVEFKSHVHQNWGPIYDHYDVWLRKIRDMLDPNDVGDWSGYIPAIFP, from the coding sequence CTGCCGGGAAGCGCGGAGGAATGTCAGGCCGTCATTAAAGTGTGTAATAGGTACCATATTCGCTTCAAGCCCTTTTCTTCCGGATTTGAAATCATTTCTCTCGCCCTCGAAAACGAAAAGAGCATCCTGTTGGATCTCAAAAGGATGGATCGGATCATCGAGATAGACGTCAAAAACATGCACGCGGTAGTGGAACCCTACGTCAATATATACAGGCTGCAAAGAGAAGCCATAAATTATGGTTTGACGGTTGGATCTATCGGGGCAGGACCTAGCGCCGGGGTGATAGCCGGCTCCTGCTGCCACTTCGGTGCGGGGACCACGATGGTCAGCACGGGAGGCCTTGGCCGTAATGTCCTTGGCGTGGAATGGATCCTGCCGACCGGAGAGATCTTTCTGACCGGTTCGGCGGAGACAGGTGCCGGCTGGTTTTCCGCCGATGGACCTGGGCCGAGTATGAGAGGGATTTTGCGGGGTCGCTCGGGTGCGAACGGCGGACATGGAATCATTTCGAAGGTGAGCGTGAAGCTTTACCCGTGGCACGGAAGTCCAGACCTGAAATTTGAGGCGGCGCCGGGGCTGCCGCCTTCGGCAAAGTGTTTGACGCAGGTCCCGGAAATGTACAAAACGTTCGTCATCCTGTTTCAAAGCCAGGATCAGATGTTCGAAGCGTTGAGCAGAATCGGGAGGGCGGAACTTGCCTCGGCGCTCATGGGCGCCCTCATGTTCCCGTATGGTGAAGGAAATGACGAACAGTGGCTGGCGATACAGGAGATGCGTGAAGCCGGCATGAACTTCACTGAAGTAGCCAGTAAAGGAGTGGCTCTGGTCATTGGCGCCGAGACAAAGCGGGGGCTCGAATATCGTGAGAAATGTCTTCTGAAGATCGCCGAAGAAATGGGTGGCTATCCATTGCCCTTGCCCCCGTCCGAGCAGGCCCGGTTCTTTTCTGCAGCCACCTGGCACTTCGGTTTTGTTACTGCCGCATTCAGGCGCACGGGAGATTTCTTCGTGTCTCCCACCGGCGACGGCAGCCCCGACATGATGCTGAACCTGAGAAAGGAAGCAGAACGGCTGCTTCAACCCTATATGGACAAAGGATTGCTTCAGCAGCTCGGCACCGCCGAGATGTTCCTTATCCCGAGCGAGCACAGCTCTGTCGGTTTTCATGAGGAAAATGTTTCATTCTATGATCCCTGGGATGACGATTCGCTTCAGGCCCTCCGAGAGGTCGCCCAGGCCTCAGAGGATCCGAACGGTGATTTCAGACGCTTCGGGGTGCCCCATCTTGGGGGAGGTCTTCAGGTTGAATTCAAGAGTCATGTCCATCAGAACTGGGGGCCTATCTATGACCATTATGACGTTTGGCTCAGGAAGATCAGGGATATGCTCGACCCCAACGATGTCGGGGACTGGTCTGGCTATATCCCAGCGATTTTTCCATAG
- a CDS encoding hypothetical protein (Evidence 5 : Unknown function) codes for MSTKNPYVLYQGLEVQMVAIFRLQRAFAEWLQRCVHITAEANCRSSSS; via the coding sequence ATGTCCACAAAAAATCCGTATGTTCTCTATCAGGGGCTGGAAGTGCAGATGGTCGCCATCTTTCGATTGCAGCGTGCATTCGCAGAGTGGCTCCAGCGGTGCGTGCACATTACCGCTGAAGCCAACTGCCGCTCCTCTTCCTCATGA
- a CDS encoding putative Electron transfer flavoprotein subunit alpha (Evidence 3 : Putative function from multiple computational evidences): protein MGQDRILVLMEHENGGLAPISLKLLTVGKALAEGCSGVLCGCVMGRAPGDVSEETALYVDEVYTLDDANLSSYQADLYASALETLVKSVKPSVLLMNHSYENVELGPKVAHRFNSEFVPDCAEVEWGEEGRLLCTKPVYGGRAIAVIGVHGVPGVATMRCMTQEPLPRQGAEGRIILFDVALDSSLARSETLSVVEGESVNLGGAEVIVSGGRGIGSVEGIEQLQKLIHLLHKRFGAVELGASRPLVDNGLLPHARQVGQTGERVSPQIYFAIGISGSTQHLSGMIGSRKIVAINQSDEAPIFGVSDYGVVGRYEEVLPGFMRKLEEMV from the coding sequence ATGGGACAGGATCGGATTCTTGTTTTAATGGAGCATGAAAACGGCGGCTTGGCCCCCATTTCATTGAAGCTGCTGACGGTTGGAAAGGCGCTTGCGGAAGGCTGCAGCGGAGTCCTCTGCGGGTGTGTCATGGGGCGCGCGCCTGGTGACGTTTCGGAGGAAACAGCCCTTTACGTGGACGAGGTGTACACGCTCGATGACGCGAACCTCTCATCCTACCAGGCCGATCTTTATGCCTCGGCCTTGGAAACCCTGGTGAAGTCCGTCAAACCATCCGTCCTCCTGATGAACCACAGTTACGAAAATGTGGAACTTGGGCCGAAGGTTGCTCACAGGTTCAACAGCGAATTCGTCCCCGATTGTGCGGAAGTGGAGTGGGGGGAAGAGGGCAGGCTCCTTTGCACCAAGCCGGTTTACGGCGGCCGCGCCATCGCTGTTATCGGAGTTCACGGCGTGCCTGGCGTGGCCACCATGAGGTGTATGACACAAGAACCTCTTCCCCGCCAAGGCGCGGAGGGGAGAATCATCCTATTCGATGTTGCGCTGGATTCCTCCCTCGCCCGGTCAGAGACCCTCTCCGTGGTGGAGGGGGAGAGCGTCAACCTCGGGGGGGCCGAAGTCATCGTCTCGGGAGGCAGAGGCATTGGTAGCGTGGAAGGGATCGAGCAGTTGCAGAAACTGATCCATCTTCTGCACAAGCGCTTCGGGGCGGTGGAGCTTGGAGCGAGCCGTCCGCTCGTCGACAACGGCCTCCTCCCGCACGCTCGTCAGGTCGGCCAGACGGGGGAGCGGGTGAGTCCGCAGATCTACTTCGCGATCGGTATATCGGGTTCCACCCAGCATCTCTCGGGGATGATCGGGTCTCGAAAGATCGTGGCCATCAACCAGAGCGATGAGGCCCCCATCTTCGGGGTTTCGGATTATGGGGTTGTCGGCCGGTATGAAGAGGTGCTTCCCGGGTTTATGCGGAAGCTGGAGGAGATGGTATGA
- a CDS encoding conserved hypothetical protein (Evidence 4 : Unknown function but conserved in other organisms): MKTLTIIVCLKTVSDPEGPVSAFEVQPEEKRVLAKGIPPVINPYDENALELALRLKDRWGGRIVAINASGKAAAAVLKKALAVGVDDLILVEDPAFDDLTSEAAARVLCAAVEKVGEYDLILTGRQSADWDSAQTGLLLAEMLAIPAINLVKGAEILEGRVEAEKLRRIGFETVRASLPALLTVSSEAGELRMPSIKAVLEARKKPLTKWTVQDLVLDVSALRTRNIVSLSAPPSTARQCAFIEGGSGEEKGENLALRLRQDGLI; this comes from the coding sequence ATGAAAACGCTCACGATCATTGTCTGTCTCAAGACGGTCTCCGATCCGGAGGGCCCCGTCTCGGCTTTCGAGGTTCAGCCGGAGGAAAAGCGCGTCCTGGCGAAAGGGATCCCACCGGTCATCAACCCCTATGACGAGAATGCGCTGGAGCTCGCCCTCCGGCTCAAGGATCGTTGGGGAGGCAGAATCGTCGCGATCAATGCCTCCGGGAAAGCCGCTGCTGCGGTCCTGAAAAAGGCCCTGGCAGTGGGGGTGGATGACCTGATCCTGGTCGAGGACCCCGCCTTCGATGACTTGACGAGCGAAGCCGCCGCCAGGGTGCTTTGCGCGGCGGTTGAAAAGGTAGGGGAATACGATCTGATTCTCACGGGCAGGCAGAGCGCCGACTGGGACTCCGCGCAGACGGGCCTTCTGCTGGCGGAGATGCTTGCCATCCCGGCGATCAACCTTGTGAAGGGCGCCGAGATCCTGGAAGGCCGGGTCGAGGCGGAAAAGCTCAGACGCATAGGGTTCGAAACGGTGCGCGCCTCTCTGCCGGCCCTCCTCACGGTGAGCAGCGAAGCGGGTGAGCTCCGGATGCCTTCCATCAAGGCGGTGCTCGAAGCCCGCAAGAAGCCCCTGACAAAGTGGACCGTGCAGGATCTCGTTTTAGATGTCAGCGCCCTCAGGACAAGAAACATCGTGTCGCTCTCAGCGCCTCCTTCGACTGCCAGACAGTGCGCTTTTATCGAAGGAGGGTCGGGGGAGGAGAAGGGGGAGAATCTTGCGCTGAGGCTTAGGCAGGACGGGCTGATATAA
- a CDS encoding Aerobic-type carbon monoxide dehydrogenase, large subunit CoxL/CutL-like protein, protein MKKIALKVNGRRYQFIVDSERVLLDLLREDLHLIGAKQGCDRKGQCGACTVIVDGKAVRSCVSKVADLDGAEVWTVEGLGTPDNPHLIQEAFVLAGAIQCGYCTPGMIMATKALLEGSPDPNEGEIKKAFARNLCRCTGYKKIIEAVKLAGRFIRGEISPDEVRPDPRSGTIGVSHPRPSAMLKACGLAEFSADIQMQGALEIAVVRSSEHHARIQSIDTSQAEQMPGVVGVMTAKHIKGSNRIKLIFDDQPVLCSDKVRCLGDPIAVVVAESKAQAEAAAQAVKVGYDPLPVMMTPAEALADGALQIHDEYPNLCWAQPQIKGDAQKALAEAAAVVEADFSTQMNHQAPLEPEACVAYLEGEGEDALLVVIGRSIMIHSHMAMLQGALGWENIRYEEAYCGGQFGIKVAITSEAIAGAAALHFRRPVRYIPSLHESMLLTSKRHPFDMKVKLAADKDGKLTAFVNDFTINNGAYQILGIVVGLRALQMLSGSYNIPNVEAMARLVYTNDAAGGAARGAGPPQVAFALESAMDMLAKKLGLDPFEFRLKNILVPGQSVSTGAIVEEWPFQGLWEDLRPHYERARKEAAAFKNGPIRRGVGLACHSFGIAEPGDAAMVAVERDPDDGITIYAAAADPGEGNDSMLTQIAAHLLNLPFEKVRLCTRSTEHTTETGPAAGSRITYMVGGALLNAIEQMKAAMAEAGASGYEGLQKAGKPTRFIGKKSVAEGPLDPQTGLGSTFESQVHNIQMAELEVNTDTGEVKVIKMTTAVDPGVVIHPKNLEGQLEGGMDQGVGFALREIYVHGETKDWVTFKFPTMKTAFDMEVITPRETPRKNGPLGATGIGEMTMVSTAPAVTNAIEDACGVRIYDLPATPEKIKAALLKGK, encoded by the coding sequence ATGAAAAAAATCGCATTGAAAGTAAACGGACGACGTTACCAATTCATCGTCGATTCTGAACGTGTGCTTTTGGATCTTCTGCGGGAGGATTTGCACCTGATCGGAGCAAAGCAGGGTTGCGATCGGAAGGGGCAGTGCGGGGCGTGTACGGTTATCGTCGACGGCAAGGCAGTGCGCTCCTGCGTAAGCAAGGTGGCGGATCTGGATGGGGCGGAGGTCTGGACTGTGGAGGGTCTGGGTACGCCGGACAACCCCCATCTGATTCAGGAGGCCTTCGTCCTCGCGGGAGCGATCCAGTGCGGGTATTGCACCCCCGGGATGATCATGGCCACGAAGGCGCTGCTCGAGGGCAGTCCGGATCCGAATGAGGGGGAGATAAAGAAGGCCTTTGCACGGAATCTGTGCCGATGCACCGGCTATAAAAAGATCATCGAGGCCGTCAAGCTGGCGGGCAGGTTCATCCGCGGCGAGATCAGCCCGGATGAGGTCAGGCCCGATCCTCGAAGCGGGACGATCGGAGTCTCCCACCCCAGGCCCTCGGCGATGCTGAAGGCGTGCGGCCTGGCGGAATTCTCGGCGGACATCCAGATGCAGGGCGCCCTTGAAATCGCCGTTGTGCGGAGCAGCGAACATCATGCCCGGATTCAATCCATCGACACCTCGCAGGCCGAACAGATGCCCGGGGTGGTCGGTGTCATGACCGCCAAGCACATCAAGGGCAGCAACCGGATCAAGCTCATATTCGATGATCAGCCCGTCCTATGCTCGGACAAAGTCCGGTGCCTCGGGGATCCCATCGCAGTGGTGGTGGCAGAAAGCAAGGCCCAGGCGGAGGCCGCCGCTCAAGCGGTCAAGGTCGGCTATGATCCGTTGCCGGTGATGATGACGCCAGCTGAAGCCCTTGCCGACGGCGCCCTGCAAATCCACGACGAATACCCGAACCTCTGCTGGGCCCAGCCCCAGATCAAGGGGGATGCCCAGAAGGCCCTGGCCGAAGCGGCTGCGGTAGTGGAAGCCGATTTCTCCACCCAGATGAACCACCAGGCCCCTCTCGAACCCGAGGCCTGTGTAGCCTACCTCGAAGGGGAGGGGGAAGACGCTCTGCTCGTGGTGATCGGCCGAAGCATCATGATTCACAGCCACATGGCCATGCTGCAGGGCGCTCTGGGATGGGAGAACATACGCTACGAAGAGGCCTATTGCGGAGGGCAATTCGGCATCAAGGTCGCGATCACGTCCGAGGCCATCGCCGGAGCGGCCGCCCTTCATTTTAGAAGGCCTGTCCGCTACATACCGAGCCTTCACGAATCCATGCTCCTCACCTCCAAGCGCCACCCCTTCGACATGAAGGTGAAACTGGCCGCGGACAAGGATGGGAAACTCACCGCCTTCGTCAATGACTTCACGATCAACAACGGCGCCTATCAGATTTTGGGCATCGTGGTGGGACTGAGGGCCCTCCAGATGCTCTCCGGTTCCTACAACATCCCCAACGTCGAGGCGATGGCGAGGCTGGTCTACACCAATGACGCTGCAGGGGGCGCCGCCCGAGGGGCAGGGCCGCCGCAGGTCGCCTTCGCTCTGGAATCGGCCATGGATATGCTGGCCAAGAAGTTGGGGCTCGATCCGTTTGAATTCCGTCTCAAAAACATCCTTGTCCCGGGTCAGAGCGTTTCCACCGGGGCCATCGTGGAGGAGTGGCCTTTTCAGGGGCTATGGGAGGACCTCCGGCCCCATTACGAACGGGCCAGGAAGGAGGCTGCCGCCTTCAAGAACGGCCCCATCCGCCGCGGAGTGGGCCTGGCCTGCCACTCCTTCGGGATAGCGGAGCCGGGGGACGCCGCCATGGTGGCGGTGGAGCGGGACCCCGATGACGGCATCACCATCTACGCCGCAGCCGCCGACCCGGGTGAGGGGAATGATTCCATGCTCACTCAGATTGCAGCCCATCTGCTGAATCTGCCATTCGAAAAGGTGCGCCTGTGCACCCGGAGCACCGAGCACACGACCGAAACCGGTCCTGCGGCAGGCAGCAGGATCACCTACATGGTGGGGGGAGCGCTGCTCAACGCCATCGAACAGATGAAGGCCGCCATGGCAGAGGCGGGGGCTTCCGGGTACGAAGGGCTCCAAAAGGCGGGTAAACCGACCCGCTTTATCGGGAAAAAGAGTGTGGCCGAGGGCCCCCTCGATCCTCAAACCGGATTGGGCTCCACCTTCGAGTCCCAGGTCCACAATATCCAGATGGCGGAGTTGGAAGTGAATACCGATACCGGGGAGGTCAAGGTCATCAAGATGACCACCGCCGTGGACCCCGGGGTGGTAATCCACCCCAAGAACCTGGAAGGGCAGCTGGAGGGGGGCATGGACCAGGGTGTGGGCTTCGCACTGAGGGAGATTTACGTCCACGGCGAGACCAAGGACTGGGTCACCTTCAAATTTCCCACCATGAAGACCGCCTTTGACATGGAGGTGATCACCCCCAGAGAAACCCCCCGGAAAAATGGGCCCCTGGGGGCGACCGGGATCGGTGAGATGACCATGGTTTCGACGGCCCCTGCCGTCACCAATGCCATCGAGGACGCCTGCGGCGTCCGAATCTACGACCTGCCGGCCACACCGGAGAAGATCAAGGCCGCCTTGCTGAAAGGGAAATAG
- a CDS encoding Sulfur relay protein, TusE/DsrC/DsvC family (fragment) — protein sequence MAKAEEPRPLSGHPNRKVRTIAGAQIVFDGQGFLRNPEDWSEEVARLLAAESGLKELGKIHWQVIRFMRAYYFQHGRAPMNRDLKAGVKMTLMDLEALFPGGIRGGARRVAGLPNPKTCAG from the coding sequence ATGGCGAAAGCCGAAGAACCTCGCCCGCTTTCGGGTCACCCCAACCGGAAAGTCCGCACGATTGCGGGGGCGCAGATCGTCTTTGACGGACAAGGCTTTCTGCGCAACCCAGAGGACTGGTCCGAGGAGGTGGCCCGATTGCTGGCGGCTGAAAGCGGCCTGAAGGAATTGGGAAAGATCCACTGGCAGGTGATTCGTTTTATGCGAGCCTACTACTTTCAACATGGCCGTGCCCCCATGAACCGGGATTTGAAGGCAGGGGTCAAGATGACGCTCATGGACCTCGAGGCGCTTTTTCCGGGCGGGATCCGCGGGGGAGCAAGGCGGGTGGCCGGTCTGCCGAATCCAAAAACCTGTGCGGGTTAG
- a CDS encoding Cysteine desulfurase family protein (fragment) encodes MRESIIYLDNAATTFPKPRAVLEQMLETYSRMGVSPGRGSYDLAVEAEALVQETRRKVAALFSAPDPDHVIFAQNATDALNLALQGIVRPGDHVLSTRLEHNSVLRPLYHLRQRGWIEYDLVPFDAEGFVDPDAIALGIKSNTRFERSFR; translated from the coding sequence ATGAGGGAATCCATCATTTATCTGGACAACGCGGCCACGACTTTTCCCAAACCGCGCGCCGTCCTGGAACAGATGCTTGAAACCTATAGCCGGATGGGGGTCTCGCCCGGAAGGGGAAGTTACGACCTGGCTGTGGAGGCGGAAGCGCTGGTCCAGGAGACGAGGCGGAAGGTGGCCGCATTGTTCAGCGCCCCGGATCCGGACCACGTCATTTTCGCCCAAAACGCTACGGATGCCTTGAACCTCGCCCTGCAAGGGATCGTGAGGCCGGGCGATCATGTGCTGTCCACCCGCTTGGAACATAACTCCGTCCTGAGGCCCCTCTACCACCTTCGTCAACGGGGATGGATCGAATACGATCTAGTCCCCTTCGATGCGGAAGGGTTCGTGGACCCGGACGCCATTGCGTTGGGCATCAAGTCCAACACCCGTTTTGAACGGTCGTTTCGATAA
- a CDS encoding Antitoxin HigA (fragment), producing MTQEELAVRLKTQKTAISRIENHAEDIKLSTLERVAKALGKRLEVNIA from the coding sequence TTGACCCAGGAGGAATTGGCCGTCCGCCTCAAGACCCAAAAGACGGCGATCTCCCGGATCGAAAACCATGCCGAAGATATCAAGCTTTCCACACTGGAGCGGGTTGCCAAGGCATTGGGAAAACGCCTGGAGGTCAATATCGCCTGA
- a CDS encoding hypothetical protein (Evidence 5 : Unknown function), with translation MVLLLFVLLLYLLIPKCLLGDLLADGL, from the coding sequence ATGGTTCTCCTCCTCTTCGTTCTCCTCCTTTACCTCCTAATCCCTAAGTGTCTGTTAGGGGACCTCTTAGCAGACGGTCTATAA
- a CDS encoding conserved hypothetical protein (Evidence 4 : Unknown function but conserved in other organisms) → MLSKERNRFEKDGWILQAVEDFDLLSDFDCDEEDLNDFFQNDCSHQQKELLNVTFALIEATQEYFFPVALISLSNDAIRKEKIPLFIKFGEKKDYPSYPAVKIARFGVRKDFQRSHIGRHVMNMVKEMFITNNRTGCRFLTLDAYNEDGPLSFYQNNDFQFFNDKDKCKKNRAMFFDLKRLVL, encoded by the coding sequence ATGCTGTCAAAGGAACGAAACAGATTTGAAAAAGACGGCTGGATTTTGCAGGCGGTGGAGGATTTTGACCTGCTTTCAGATTTCGACTGCGACGAAGAAGACTTAAACGACTTTTTTCAGAATGATTGCAGTCATCAGCAGAAAGAGCTGTTAAATGTCACTTTTGCATTAATTGAGGCCACTCAGGAATATTTTTTCCCGGTGGCCTTAATTAGTTTAAGCAACGATGCTATCAGAAAGGAAAAAATCCCGCTTTTCATAAAGTTCGGCGAGAAGAAAGATTACCCATCATATCCAGCGGTAAAGATCGCAAGATTCGGCGTCAGAAAAGATTTCCAGAGGAGCCACATTGGCAGACACGTCATGAACATGGTCAAAGAGATGTTCATAACCAACAACAGAACCGGTTGCAGATTCCTGACGCTTGATGCATACAATGAAGACGGGCCGCTGAGCTTTTACCAAAACAATGATTTTCAGTTTTTCAACGATAAAGACAAATGCAAGAAGAATCGGGCAATGTTTTTCGACCTGAAGCGACTTGTATTGTAG